A stretch of Crossiella cryophila DNA encodes these proteins:
- the panC gene encoding pantoate--beta-alanine ligase, with protein sequence MTGQRPYTPGELTVHHSPDELGKVTRALRATGRKINLVPTMGALHEGHRTLIRRARRIPGTVTAVSIFVNPLQFGPDEDFHRYPRPLETDLDACRAEGVDLVFNPSPEAMYGTGATTTVHPGQLGAELEGAVRPGHFEGVLTVVAKLLNIVRPDFAYFGEKDYQQFVLVKRMVTDLNLESAIVGVPIVRDADGLALSSRNAYLSEDERRAALAIPAALAAGAMAGPDGPAAILAAARAVVEAESGLRLDYLELRARDLGPAPENGKARLLIAARAGRTRLLDNIQLVVGHGVDENDDTYNPAAGLPRER encoded by the coding sequence ATGACCGGGCAACGGCCCTACACGCCCGGCGAGCTGACCGTGCACCACTCGCCGGACGAGCTGGGCAAGGTCACCAGGGCGCTGCGGGCCACCGGCCGCAAGATCAACCTGGTGCCCACCATGGGCGCGCTGCACGAGGGCCACCGCACGCTGATCCGCCGCGCCCGCCGGATCCCCGGCACGGTGACCGCGGTGTCGATCTTCGTGAACCCGCTGCAGTTCGGTCCGGACGAGGACTTCCACCGCTACCCGCGGCCACTGGAAACCGATCTGGACGCCTGCCGGGCCGAGGGTGTGGACCTGGTCTTCAACCCCTCGCCGGAGGCCATGTACGGCACCGGCGCGACCACCACCGTGCACCCCGGTCAGCTCGGCGCGGAGCTGGAGGGCGCGGTGCGGCCCGGCCACTTCGAGGGCGTGCTTACCGTGGTGGCCAAACTGCTCAACATCGTCCGGCCCGACTTCGCCTACTTCGGGGAGAAGGACTACCAGCAGTTCGTGCTGGTCAAGCGGATGGTGACGGATCTGAACCTGGAGAGCGCGATCGTCGGCGTGCCCATCGTGCGCGATGCCGACGGCCTGGCGCTCTCCTCGCGCAACGCCTACCTCAGTGAGGACGAGCGCCGGGCGGCGCTCGCGATCCCGGCGGCGTTGGCGGCGGGTGCGATGGCCGGTCCCGACGGCCCGGCGGCGATCCTCGCCGCGGCCAGGGCGGTCGTCGAAGCCGAGTCCGGGCTGCGCCTGGACTATCTGGAGCTGCGGGCCAGGGATCTGGGCCCCGCACCGGAGAACGGCAAGGCGCGGCTGCTGATCGCGGCCCGCGCCGGGCGGACCCGCCTGCTCGACAACATCCAGCTCGTGGTCGGTCACGGGGTCGACGAGAACGACGACACCTACAACCCGGCCGCCGGGCTTCCTCGGGAACGGTGA
- the panD gene encoding aspartate 1-decarboxylase: protein MFLTMLKSKIHRATVTQADLHYVGSVTVDEDLMDAAGLLAGEQVAIVDVSNGARLETYVIPGERGSGVLGINGAAAHLVHPGDLVILIAYGLMEEAEAKAYKPKVVFVDAENRIVELGGDPAHAPEGSGLSSGAVTAETDGPPQSETVDAARLDALLQAEN, encoded by the coding sequence ATGTTCCTGACCATGCTCAAGTCCAAGATCCACCGTGCCACGGTGACCCAGGCCGACCTGCACTACGTCGGCTCGGTGACCGTGGACGAGGACCTGATGGACGCGGCCGGCCTGCTGGCCGGCGAGCAGGTCGCCATCGTGGACGTCAGCAACGGCGCCCGGTTGGAGACCTATGTCATCCCCGGCGAGCGCGGTAGCGGCGTGCTCGGCATCAACGGGGCCGCCGCGCACCTGGTGCACCCCGGCGACCTGGTCATCCTCATCGCCTACGGGCTGATGGAGGAGGCGGAGGCCAAGGCGTACAAGCCCAAGGTCGTCTTCGTCGACGCGGAGAACCGCATCGTCGAACTCGGCGGCGACCCGGCGCACGCGCCGGAGGGCTCGGGGCTGTCCAGTGGCGCGGTCACCGCCGAGACCGACGGCCCGCCGCAGTCGGAGACGGTGGACGCGGCGCGGCTGGACGCGCTGCTCCAGGCCGAAAACTAG
- a CDS encoding histone-like nucleoid-structuring protein Lsr2 produces the protein MAERVVRTLVDDLDGSEAEETVEFAVDGVSYEIDLSGDNATKLRDALASYVAGARRTGGRRRTTSAPGRSGAVAGRAAGRVASADREQNQAIREWARKRGMKVSDRGRIPADVLQQFHQEN, from the coding sequence ATGGCGGAGAGAGTCGTCCGAACCCTGGTCGACGACCTGGACGGTTCGGAAGCGGAAGAGACCGTCGAGTTCGCGGTCGACGGTGTGTCCTACGAGATCGACCTTTCCGGGGACAACGCGACGAAGCTTCGGGACGCGCTCGCGTCCTATGTCGCAGGCGCGCGCCGGACTGGCGGCCGGCGGCGCACCACTTCGGCGCCGGGTCGTTCCGGTGCGGTCGCCGGACGGGCGGCCGGTCGGGTCGCTTCCGCCGATCGCGAGCAGAACCAGGCGATTCGTGAGTGGGCCCGCAAGCGGGGCATGAAGGTTTCCGACCGGGGCCGCATCCCGGCGGACGTGCTGCAGCAGTTCCACCAGGAGAACTGA
- a CDS encoding class I SAM-dependent methyltransferase — protein MPDFTPSDRLATEHARRARSFGAAAADYADHRPDYPEAAVSFALAPVAARRPLRVLDLAAGTGKLTEQLLRAGLDVIAVEPDAAMRDELVGRLRGVVALPGSAEAIPLPDNRVDAVLVGQALHWFDLDRALPEIARVLTPGGVLAALWNLDDDRVDWVAEFAEIAGLGVRYSLRSGRSIPAHADFQEQELREFSHKQPRTAASLTATVGTHSPTLVRTPDEQQALLGRVRAYLEGNPATAGGEFELPLVTTVSRAVVGK, from the coding sequence GTGCCGGACTTCACCCCAAGCGATCGCCTCGCCACCGAACACGCGCGCCGGGCCCGTTCCTTCGGCGCCGCCGCGGCCGATTACGCCGACCACCGCCCGGACTACCCGGAGGCCGCGGTGAGCTTCGCGCTGGCCCCGGTGGCCGCCCGCCGCCCGCTGCGGGTGCTGGACCTGGCCGCCGGTACCGGGAAACTCACCGAGCAGCTGCTGCGGGCCGGTCTGGACGTGATCGCGGTGGAACCGGACGCGGCCATGCGCGATGAACTGGTGGGCCGGTTGCGCGGGGTGGTCGCGCTGCCCGGTTCGGCCGAGGCCATCCCGTTGCCGGACAACCGGGTGGACGCGGTGCTGGTCGGCCAGGCCCTGCACTGGTTCGACCTGGACCGGGCACTGCCGGAGATCGCCAGGGTGCTCACCCCCGGCGGCGTGCTGGCCGCGCTGTGGAACCTCGACGACGACCGGGTGGACTGGGTGGCCGAGTTCGCCGAGATCGCCGGGCTGGGCGTGCGCTACAGCCTGCGCTCGGGCCGCAGCATCCCGGCACACGCCGATTTCCAGGAGCAGGAGCTGCGCGAGTTCAGCCACAAACAGCCCCGCACCGCGGCCTCGCTGACCGCCACCGTGGGCACCCACTCCCCCACCCTGGTCCGCACCCCGGACGAGCAGCAGGCCCTGCTCGGCCGGGTGCGCGCGTACCTGGAGGGCAACCCGGCCACGGCGGGCGGGGAGTTCGAGCTGCCGCTGGTGACCACGGTGTCCAGGGCCGTGGTCGGCAAGTGA
- a CDS encoding type III pantothenate kinase, whose amino-acid sequence MLLAIDVGNTNIVLGLYEGSGDDAKLVRDWRMRTDARMTADELALTMRGLLGEHAGQVTGVSALSTVPSVLRELRVMLGRYFDSVPKVIVQPGVRTGVPLLVDNPKEVGSDRVINTLAAHHLHDTACVVVDFGTSTNIDVISAKGEFLGGVFAPGIEISVDALAARAAQLRKVELVRPRSVIGKNTVECLQSGILYGFAGQVDGLVRRIIEELTADGEEKITVIATGGLATLVLAESATIEHHVPDLTLLGLRLVYERNLR is encoded by the coding sequence GTGCTGCTCGCCATCGACGTCGGCAACACCAACATCGTGCTCGGGCTCTACGAGGGCTCGGGCGACGATGCGAAGCTGGTCAGGGACTGGCGGATGCGCACCGACGCCCGGATGACCGCCGACGAGCTGGCGCTGACCATGCGCGGCCTGCTCGGCGAGCACGCCGGGCAGGTCACCGGCGTCTCCGCGCTCTCGACGGTGCCCTCGGTGCTGCGTGAGCTGCGGGTGATGCTGGGCCGCTACTTCGACTCGGTGCCCAAGGTCATCGTGCAGCCCGGCGTGCGCACCGGGGTGCCGCTGCTGGTGGACAACCCGAAGGAGGTGGGCTCGGACCGGGTGATCAACACCCTGGCCGCGCACCACCTGCACGACACCGCCTGCGTGGTGGTCGACTTCGGCACCTCCACCAACATCGACGTCATCTCCGCCAAGGGCGAGTTCCTCGGCGGCGTGTTCGCCCCCGGCATCGAGATCTCGGTGGACGCGCTGGCCGCCCGCGCCGCCCAGCTGCGCAAGGTCGAGCTGGTCCGCCCGCGCTCGGTGATCGGCAAGAACACGGTGGAATGCCTCCAGTCCGGCATCCTGTACGGCTTCGCCGGGCAGGTCGACGGGCTGGTGCGGCGGATCATCGAGGAGCTGACCGCCGACGGCGAGGAGAAGATCACCGTGATCGCCACCGGCGGCCTGGCCACGCTGGTGCTCGCGGAGTCGGCCACCATCGAACACCACGTGCCGGACCTGACCCTGCTGGGCCTGAGGCTGGTCTACGAGCGCAACCTGAGGTAG
- a CDS encoding SAM-dependent methyltransferase yields MRDWQDAWWNALYSNGGFFTRGERPAGHFRTAPLVGPELAEALLVLLDRVDHGLGRPSTVDFVDMGAGGGELAETVLRLAPPRLSSRLRVTAVDLGPSRDIPGVHWFHELPEQVLGLLVGHEWLDAIPCPVITVHNGLIRRVLVDEHGAEQPGPEAGAAERDWLRRWWPGAHRAEVGTTRDAAWAAALARVRGAALAVDYGHLAADRPGDGTLTGYRSGRQVRPVPDGSCDLTAHVAMDACASAAAAGSTVLSTQSAALRALGLTAATPPSGLAATDPAAWLSATAAAGRAHELLDPAGLGGFHWLLQSTAGTPAPQLMRA; encoded by the coding sequence ATGCGGGACTGGCAGGACGCCTGGTGGAATGCGTTGTACTCCAATGGGGGGTTCTTTACCCGTGGGGAGCGTCCGGCCGGGCATTTCCGCACCGCGCCGCTGGTCGGCCCCGAACTGGCCGAGGCACTGCTGGTGCTGCTGGACCGGGTGGACCACGGCCTCGGCCGACCGTCCACTGTGGACTTTGTGGACATGGGAGCGGGTGGCGGCGAACTGGCCGAGACGGTCCTCCGGCTGGCCCCGCCAAGGCTGTCCAGCCGACTGCGGGTGACCGCGGTGGATCTGGGACCAAGCCGGGATATACCTGGAGTTCACTGGTTTCACGAGCTGCCGGAGCAGGTGCTCGGACTGCTGGTCGGGCACGAGTGGCTGGACGCGATCCCGTGCCCGGTCATCACCGTCCACAATGGACTCATCCGGCGAGTGCTGGTCGACGAGCACGGCGCTGAGCAGCCGGGTCCGGAGGCCGGGGCGGCGGAGCGGGACTGGTTGCGGCGGTGGTGGCCGGGGGCCCACCGGGCCGAGGTCGGCACCACCAGGGACGCGGCCTGGGCCGCCGCGCTGGCCAGGGTCCGCGGGGCGGCGCTGGCGGTGGACTACGGACATCTCGCGGCCGACCGGCCCGGCGACGGCACGCTGACCGGGTACCGGTCCGGACGGCAGGTCAGGCCGGTGCCGGACGGTTCCTGCGACCTCACGGCGCACGTGGCCATGGACGCCTGCGCCAGTGCCGCCGCGGCCGGTTCGACCGTGCTGAGCACGCAGTCAGCCGCCCTGCGCGCACTCGGCCTCACCGCGGCCACGCCACCGTCCGGCCTGGCCGCCACCGACCCGGCCGCCTGGCTGAGCGCGACCGCCGCCGCGGGCCGGGCACACGAACTGCTGGACCCGGCCGGACTGGGCGGCTTCCACTGGCTGTTGCAGAGCACCGCGGGCACGCCCGCGCCGCAGCTCATGCGAGCATGA
- a CDS encoding PrsW family intramembrane metalloprotease gives MTAPEAPVSPRLDQFARRRRAVIGSVLGLTVLGVSGLVLLGVATARVGFEAVLVGALAALLPVIPVVGAFLWVDRWEPEPARLLLAAFLWGACGATASALLVNDTAQHLGEILLGHGEGDLITSVISAPLVEEAGKGLFVVALLWRRRHEFDGIVDGIVYSGMVAAGFAFTENIFYFGRAFAEYGLGGISSGVIAVFILRGVLSPFAHPLFTVMLGIGAGIAASTGNRAIKVLAPVAGFLLAVTLHALWNGAATFGGGLGFLNTYFAIMFPIFIATVALVIWQRRREQRVITGELPEMASNGWIAPSEVKLLATLPGRRWWRSAVHKRSGERASRAVAEYQVAVTELAFLRHRIGPGPAPRELADRHSELLVALTRAREIASGSPG, from the coding sequence GTGACCGCGCCTGAAGCCCCCGTGTCGCCTCGACTCGACCAGTTCGCCCGGCGCCGCCGGGCGGTGATCGGCTCGGTGCTCGGCCTGACCGTGCTGGGGGTGTCCGGCCTGGTGTTGCTGGGTGTGGCCACCGCACGGGTCGGGTTCGAGGCCGTGCTGGTCGGCGCGCTGGCCGCGCTGCTGCCGGTGATCCCCGTGGTTGGCGCCTTCCTGTGGGTGGACCGCTGGGAGCCCGAACCGGCCAGGCTGCTGCTGGCCGCCTTCCTCTGGGGCGCCTGCGGGGCCACCGCGAGCGCGCTGCTGGTCAACGACACCGCCCAGCACCTCGGCGAGATCCTGCTCGGCCACGGCGAGGGCGACCTGATCACCTCGGTGATCTCCGCCCCGCTGGTTGAGGAGGCGGGCAAGGGCCTGTTCGTGGTGGCCCTGCTCTGGCGGCGGCGGCACGAGTTCGACGGGATCGTGGACGGCATCGTCTACTCCGGCATGGTCGCGGCCGGGTTCGCCTTCACCGAGAACATCTTCTACTTCGGCCGCGCCTTCGCCGAGTACGGCCTCGGCGGCATCAGCAGCGGTGTGATCGCGGTGTTCATCCTGCGCGGCGTGCTCTCCCCGTTCGCGCACCCGCTGTTCACCGTGATGCTGGGTATCGGCGCGGGCATCGCCGCCTCCACCGGCAACCGCGCGATCAAGGTGCTCGCCCCGGTGGCGGGCTTCCTGCTCGCGGTCACCCTGCACGCGCTGTGGAACGGCGCGGCCACCTTCGGCGGTGGGCTTGGCTTCCTCAACACCTACTTCGCCATCATGTTCCCGATCTTCATCGCCACCGTGGCACTGGTCATCTGGCAGCGCCGCCGCGAGCAGCGGGTGATCACCGGCGAGCTGCCGGAGATGGCCAGCAACGGCTGGATCGCACCCAGCGAGGTCAAACTGCTGGCCACCCTGCCCGGCCGCCGCTGGTGGCGCAGCGCGGTGCACAAGCGCTCCGGCGAACGCGCGTCCAGGGCGGTGGCCGAGTACCAGGTGGCGGTCACCGAACTCGCCTTCCTGCGGCACCGCATCGGGCCGGGCCCCGCCCCGCGCGAGCTGGCCGACCGCCACTCGGAACTGCTGGTCGCGCTGACCAGGGCCAGGGAGATCGCCAGCGGTTCACCGGGCTGA
- the lysS gene encoding lysine--tRNA ligase yields the protein MRVRREKRERLLAEGKAPYPVVLDRTHSLAEIRAAYPDLPPDTPTGEIVGVTGRVMFQRNTGKLCFATLREGDGVELQAMLSLDKVGAEALAGWKSDVDLGDHVFVRGEVATSRRGELSVMVTEWQLAAKTLRPLPVAHKQLSEETRVRQRYVDLLLRPEARDAVRIRAGVMRSLRESFHRRTFTEVETPMLQTLHGGASARPFTTHSNAFDIDLYLRIAPELYLKRCVVGGIEKVFEINRNFRNEGSDSSHSPEFAMLEAYEAYGSYDTIGKLTRELVQEAADAVFGSQAVTLADGSEYDLSGEWTTLTMYGSLSDALGEEITPATPVELLRKHLESRGQEVHPAAGHGKLVEELWEHLVGDHLHAPTFVRDFPVDTSPLTREHRSETGIAEKWDLYIRGFELATGYSELVDPVIQRERLEAQARLGSAGDVEAMRLDEDFLRALEYGMPPSGGMGMGIDRLLMALTGLGIRETILFPLVRPE from the coding sequence ATGCGCGTCCGGCGCGAAAAGCGGGAGCGGCTGCTGGCCGAGGGCAAGGCGCCCTATCCGGTCGTACTGGACCGCACGCACTCCCTCGCCGAGATCAGGGCCGCCTATCCCGATCTTCCGCCGGACACCCCCACCGGGGAAATCGTCGGCGTGACCGGACGGGTCATGTTCCAGCGGAACACCGGGAAGTTGTGTTTCGCCACTCTCCGCGAGGGTGACGGCGTCGAGCTGCAGGCGATGCTGAGCCTGGACAAGGTGGGTGCGGAAGCACTGGCCGGGTGGAAGTCCGATGTCGATCTCGGTGATCACGTGTTCGTCCGCGGCGAGGTGGCCACTTCGCGGCGTGGAGAACTGTCGGTCATGGTCACCGAATGGCAACTTGCCGCCAAGACCTTGCGCCCGTTGCCGGTAGCCCACAAGCAGCTCTCCGAAGAGACTCGAGTGCGGCAGCGTTATGTCGACCTGTTGCTCCGACCGGAGGCCAGGGACGCGGTGCGTATCCGCGCCGGTGTGATGCGTTCGCTGCGGGAGTCCTTCCACCGCCGGACTTTCACCGAAGTCGAGACGCCGATGTTGCAGACGCTGCACGGCGGTGCCAGCGCTCGTCCGTTCACCACACACTCCAATGCGTTCGACATCGACCTTTACCTGCGGATCGCACCCGAGCTGTACCTGAAGCGCTGTGTGGTCGGCGGGATCGAGAAGGTCTTCGAGATCAACCGGAACTTCCGGAACGAAGGATCCGACTCCTCGCACTCACCAGAGTTCGCGATGCTCGAGGCGTACGAGGCATACGGTTCCTACGACACGATTGGCAAGCTCACCCGGGAGTTGGTACAGGAAGCCGCGGACGCCGTTTTCGGTAGTCAGGCAGTCACCCTCGCGGACGGTTCGGAGTACGACCTGTCCGGCGAGTGGACCACACTGACTATGTACGGCTCACTGTCCGACGCGCTTGGTGAGGAGATCACCCCGGCGACTCCGGTCGAGTTGTTGCGCAAGCACCTGGAATCTCGCGGACAGGAAGTTCACCCGGCTGCCGGACACGGAAAGTTGGTCGAGGAGCTGTGGGAACACCTCGTTGGTGATCACCTGCACGCACCCACCTTCGTACGTGACTTCCCGGTCGACACCTCGCCGCTGACCAGGGAACACCGCAGCGAGACCGGCATCGCGGAGAAGTGGGACCTCTACATCCGCGGTTTCGAGCTGGCCACCGGATACTCGGAGTTGGTCGACCCCGTTATCCAGCGGGAACGCCTCGAGGCGCAGGCCCGGCTGGGCTCGGCAGGCGACGTCGAGGCGATGCGCCTCGACGAGGACTTCCTGCGTGCGCTGGAGTACGGAATGCCGCCCAGTGGCGGTATGGGAATGGGTATTGACCGGCTGTTGATGGCGCTCACCGGTCTTGGTATCCGGGAGACGATCCTGTTCCCGCTAGTCCGTCCTGAATGA
- a CDS encoding Rossmann-like and DUF2520 domain-containing protein — protein sequence MTDRPARLAVGVVSAGRVGAVLGAALARAGHHVVAAAAVSTASQRRAEALLPEAAILPPDQVAERADLVLLAVPDDELPGLLRGLIATGSLRGGQIVAHTSGAHGSALLAPAAELGALPLALHPAMTFTGRPEDLQRLVACPFGVTAPDGEEIAWNVAEALVVEMGAEPVRIPESARALYHAALAHGANHLITLVAEAADLLRGAGVADPGRLLGPLLSAALDNSLRLGDRALTGPVARGDVGTIRTHLGVLRAQAPESLSAYRALAHRTAERAVASGLLRPGQAEAVHFELDEEQP from the coding sequence ATGACCGACCGCCCAGCCCGACTCGCCGTCGGCGTCGTCTCGGCAGGCCGGGTCGGCGCCGTGCTCGGCGCCGCGCTGGCCAGAGCCGGACACCACGTGGTCGCGGCCGCCGCCGTGTCCACCGCCTCCCAGCGCCGGGCCGAGGCACTGCTGCCGGAGGCGGCCATCCTGCCTCCGGACCAGGTCGCCGAACGCGCCGACCTGGTGCTGCTCGCGGTGCCCGATGACGAACTGCCCGGACTGCTGCGCGGCCTGATCGCCACCGGTTCGCTGCGCGGCGGCCAGATCGTGGCGCACACCTCCGGCGCGCACGGCTCCGCACTGCTGGCCCCCGCCGCCGAACTGGGCGCGCTGCCGCTGGCCCTGCACCCCGCGATGACCTTCACCGGCCGCCCTGAGGACCTGCAGCGCCTGGTGGCCTGCCCGTTCGGGGTGACCGCGCCCGACGGCGAGGAAATCGCCTGGAACGTGGCCGAGGCGCTGGTGGTGGAGATGGGCGCGGAACCGGTGCGCATCCCCGAGTCGGCCAGGGCGCTCTACCACGCCGCGCTCGCGCACGGGGCCAACCACCTCATCACCCTGGTCGCCGAGGCCGCGGACCTGTTGCGCGGGGCAGGGGTGGCAGATCCCGGCCGGTTGCTGGGCCCGTTGCTCTCCGCCGCGCTGGACAACTCGCTGCGCCTTGGCGACCGGGCCCTGACCGGTCCGGTGGCCCGTGGCGATGTCGGTACGATTCGCACGCATCTGGGCGTGCTGCGGGCGCAGGCGCCCGAATCGCTGTCCGCCTATCGGGCGCTGGCCCACCGCACCGCCGAGCGCGCGGTGGCCTCGGGTCTGCTCCGGCCTGGTCAGGCCGAGGCGGTCCACTTCGAACTCGACGAGGAGCAACCATGA
- a CDS encoding ABC transporter substrate-binding protein produces MTRPSLAVLAAATALLVSSCGGGGTPQTGTTSAGESVAGFPRTVEHAMGKTTIEKQPVKVAALDSSYVDAVFALETQLAAYTLFPASGEKFPDYLKAEADKYAKNAKPVGELEQTKLEQVLVAEPDLILSAKVRHENLYSVLSARKPTVFSAETGKTWKDNIRLAGKALGKEQLAETKIKAYEDRAAKVGAAIKAKAGKTPTVSVVRFVDGPTRAYSMNSFIGIVLKDTGLGRPADQNDPNAAQIFVELSPENILRADGDQVFVTAFPDPKGGSAKAKEKFQANPLWAQLKGQVHEVSDTTWISSVSLQGAHVVLDDLAKAFGVDPGK; encoded by the coding sequence ATGACCAGGCCATCCCTGGCTGTTCTCGCCGCCGCCACGGCCCTGCTCGTCAGTTCCTGCGGCGGTGGCGGGACCCCGCAGACCGGCACGACGTCCGCCGGGGAGTCGGTCGCCGGGTTCCCGCGCACCGTCGAGCACGCCATGGGCAAGACGACCATCGAGAAGCAGCCGGTCAAGGTGGCCGCGCTGGACAGCTCCTACGTGGACGCGGTGTTCGCGCTGGAGACCCAGCTGGCCGCCTACACCCTGTTCCCGGCCAGCGGGGAGAAGTTCCCGGACTACCTCAAGGCCGAGGCGGACAAGTACGCCAAGAACGCCAAGCCGGTGGGCGAGCTGGAGCAGACCAAGCTGGAGCAGGTCCTGGTGGCCGAGCCGGATCTGATCCTTTCGGCCAAGGTCCGGCACGAGAACCTGTACAGCGTGCTCTCCGCGCGCAAGCCGACCGTGTTCAGCGCGGAGACCGGCAAGACCTGGAAGGACAACATCCGGCTGGCGGGCAAGGCGCTGGGCAAGGAACAGCTGGCCGAGACCAAGATCAAGGCATATGAGGACCGGGCGGCCAAGGTCGGCGCGGCGATCAAGGCCAAGGCCGGGAAGACGCCCACTGTCTCGGTTGTCCGATTCGTGGACGGGCCGACCAGGGCCTACTCGATGAACAGCTTCATCGGGATCGTGCTCAAGGACACCGGACTGGGCAGGCCGGCGGATCAGAACGACCCGAACGCGGCGCAGATCTTCGTGGAGCTGAGCCCGGAGAACATCCTGCGCGCCGATGGCGACCAGGTGTTCGTGACCGCCTTCCCGGATCCGAAGGGCGGCTCGGCGAAGGCGAAGGAGAAGTTCCAGGCCAATCCGCTGTGGGCACAGCTCAAGGGCCAGGTGCATGAAGTTTCGGATACCACCTGGATCTCCTCGGTGAGCCTGCAAGGCGCACACGTGGTGCTGGACGACCTGGCGAAGGCTTTCGGTGTCGATCCCGGTAAGTGA
- a CDS encoding NADH-quinone oxidoreductase subunit D, translated as MSRQEIVGVGAGAAHLGVDRVVDLGPLHPSAHGAYRLRLTLDGTTITAAEPLVGHLHRGAEKLFEVRDYRQVLTLANRHDWLAAFCNEVVVAQAVERMTGMDVPARALWLRTLLCELNRLLAHLIFLTPLTRSAEGGSTEATRSAQVGTQAIQAVMEAASGGRIHFMASRIGGLREDVPAGWTGQTTAALSTVDTALTAIMSTVDSPEFVAGYRGIGMLSAADAMALGVTGPAGRASGLDFDLRRDSPTLAYPELAVTPVLATEGDALARVRCLAGEVEQSLRLARHCLTSLPPGPVNLRLPKAVKAPEGSVYTWGEAPLGVSGVHLSSRGEKTPWRLKLRTPSFNNIQALAALLPGTPVAALPAVLGSFAVIVGDVDK; from the coding sequence GTGAGCAGGCAGGAGATCGTCGGAGTCGGCGCGGGCGCGGCCCACCTCGGGGTGGACCGGGTGGTCGACCTCGGCCCGCTGCACCCCAGCGCGCACGGGGCCTACCGGCTGCGCCTGACCCTGGACGGCACCACGATCACCGCGGCCGAACCGCTGGTCGGACACCTGCACCGGGGTGCGGAGAAGCTGTTCGAGGTCCGCGACTACCGGCAGGTGCTCACCCTGGCCAACCGGCACGACTGGCTGGCCGCCTTCTGCAACGAGGTGGTGGTGGCCCAGGCGGTGGAGCGGATGACCGGGATGGACGTCCCGGCCCGCGCACTCTGGCTGCGCACCCTGCTGTGCGAGCTGAACCGGCTGCTCGCGCACCTGATCTTCCTGACCCCGCTGACCCGCTCGGCCGAGGGCGGGTCCACCGAGGCAACCAGGTCAGCCCAGGTCGGGACGCAGGCCATCCAGGCCGTGATGGAGGCGGCCTCCGGCGGCCGGATCCACTTCATGGCCAGCCGCATCGGCGGCCTGCGCGAGGACGTGCCGGCGGGCTGGACTGGCCAAACCACCGCAGCACTGTCCACTGTGGACACAGCGTTGACCGCGATCATGTCCACTGTGGACTCACCGGAGTTCGTGGCGGGGTACCGGGGCATCGGCATGCTCAGCGCCGCCGACGCGATGGCCCTTGGCGTCACCGGCCCGGCAGGCCGGGCCAGCGGCCTCGACTTCGACCTGCGCCGGGACTCGCCAACCCTGGCCTACCCCGAACTGGCGGTGACCCCGGTGCTGGCCACCGAGGGCGACGCCCTGGCCAGGGTCCGCTGCCTGGCAGGCGAGGTCGAACAGTCCCTGCGCCTGGCCCGGCACTGCCTGACCAGCCTGCCGCCGGGCCCGGTGAACCTGCGCCTGCCCAAGGCGGTCAAGGCCCCTGAGGGCTCGGTCTACACCTGGGGCGAGGCGCCGCTGGGCGTCTCCGGCGTGCACCTCAGCTCCCGCGGCGAGAAAACGCCATGGCGGCTCAAACTGCGCACCCCGTCGTTCAACAACATCCAGGCACTGGCGGCGCTGCTGCCGGGCACGCCGGTGGCGGCCCTGCCCGCGGTGCTGGGGTCCTTCGCCGTGATCGTCGGCGACGTGGACAAGTGA